TTCGGGTGTCATTGAACATACATGTGAACTCATACATAAGCATAAGAGGATATCACCATATCATAACACACAATTCATATCAAGCATAACATGTCACGAGTGCCATATGACGAAACAAAACTTATCGTGCATAACGACAACACAATAGATCATTGGATAATAACTCTTTATATCAAACACCATGTTTAATTATGGGATTACAGAGGTTTTGTGGATGAGTGAACCACTGTATAGAGGAGGGATTTGGTATTGGAGATAGTGGTGAAGTCGACGGACATAATGATGATGGTTCCCCTCCCGCTGGCACTCCGGCACCACCTAAAGAGAGGGGGGAGGGCCCTACGTCTTCTCTTttttcttccttggcctccctcCTATGTGGGAGGAAATTCCCCTCTCTGTTCCTTGACGTTCATGGCCTCTGAAGGTCGAGATCCACCTCCAATATTGGATCTAACCCACTCCGGCATAGTGCATATCACaacttcctcttctccacatctGAATTTCCTGAGGTGGCGATGTAAACATTCTCTAAAAAATAGGACTCGGGTTTTCATGTATATATAGATCCAGGAGCATTGAGAGGCAGCGAAAAAGAGTCAAATGGGCCCCACGCGGGTGGCTCATGCAGGCTTGGTCCTAGGCCGCATCGCGTGGAAGACCCTGAAAACTTATCTTAGTTGCATAGTGCAAGTCTTTTTTTTCCTCAAATCATTATGTGGCATATCCTTCTACAGAGTGCAGATCTGATGAAAGCAGGCCCGAGATTTCTTTTGGTTTTTCAATAAAATGCAGCAAGGACAAAAAACAATAAATTTCCCTCTCGCCATTTGACTACGATTCTTTCTGAGAGAATATCACGCTTTATTGATCACGGAATATCATGGATTGCCTCATTATTGCAACACAGAGTTACATTAcaaaacatggaacaaacttttCTTGCCCTGCCATGTTCCGCCACCGTCAATGCTTGGTAGTTGCCTTTCACTTGGTTCACATCATACTCCTCTTGTACTTGCTTGCAGTAGATTCTTCATCTACTGTTTACGATGGCTTCTCCTACAACTGCTCACCTTCGGCATCCAATCGAATCTACACTGACCACAACCTGGACACTCCATGAGGACATGTACATAACTCACAGAACACCTGCACAAGGCTTCAACACAACGAATCCCTACAAAGACAAGCATTTGGACACAACCACAACGATGAATGCACGTACAAATTCATAAGATTCCTTGACTCGTATAGTTCCTCAGCCGATGGTCTTGAAGCGGTCTTCCAGCATCGCACCTCCCTCACGAATGATCTCCATCTACTGCCGTGCCGACGACAACCTACCCTCTCCCTCCTGGTCATTCCGTTGAATGACTATTGGCCGCCCCGAAGCACTAGTAGGGTAGCCACCCCAAGCAAGCTCGGCTTCAAATTTTTGACCTTATTTTGGAACCAATAGTTGGGATTTGCCCACGGATCAATCACATAAAAAAcgatgaacacacacacacacacaattttttaGCCACGGGCTCGTGTCATGCCCTCTTTTTCCTCTTTATTTCTTTAAATTAAGCAACATAATATTCACTGGAACATTATACTACCAACAGAAACAACTTAAATTTCAGCAACATGACAATGTTTGGACTATGATCATAGCAACGACATGGATAAGACTGATGGCGCGAAAGTCAGCGATGTCCTTGACACCGTCGTTCTTCGGAATGAGGGTGACAATCGTGGAGTTCAACAAGTGAAAATGAGAGGCATGGAGGCTCGCAAAATGGTTGATAGCCATCATGATGTCACCTTTGACAGTGTTCCAACAAGCTTGAAAGAAAGCACCAGTGAACCCATCCGACCATGGGGTTTTGTCGCCCGGCATATCAAACATGGCAACCCTCACATCATCCTCTGAGAAAGGCTCATTGTCGGTACCAAATCCGGCATATCTCGAGGTAGGGTTCCAAAGCTAGGCGTCTTGGAATGATGGTAACATAGACACATgattttacctaggttcgggctcTCTCGAAGAGATAATACCATTCGTCCTGCatttgattgtattcatatgagGAATAGTTAAAAGTACATGTATCTACCGTGAGATTATGGTGTATTATTCTAATGATCTAGAATATATAATCTAtcaactagcctggcctcggcttatataatgtaccggGGGCCTAGGATTTACAGGGGTCCTTGTCTTGTGCGCCAAGTCCCCCTTGTATGCGTCATGGGCTGTCCGAAAGTGGCCCATTAGTGAACAGCCATAGGGGACCTTGGCTTGACCCACCTGGTCGGGAGACAACGTGGTGAGTACGCCCTAGTACAAGACACCAATAGTAACCCTTGAACTAGTCTTTAAGTTGGGGACGCTCCAAAAGTTGGGTCTTGACTTTAAACTTTTAGACATAATTTTCCGTGCCAAAAATGGAAAGCAGTAAAATGTTTTGACTTTCTGTGAATGGGAAGTTCACACCTGCTGGTAATTGCCCGCGTGGGACTAACCCCCCTCTCTTAATAATGCATATGTCTGGTCAGATTATCAGTGACCGGGAAAGTGTTTTCCTACCGTGTTGAGCTACTTCGCATATCTGTCCTTTTTGGACTGGAAATAAGCACATTCCTTCAGAAAATCAACTTGTATGTGCTAGCATCTATACGCACTTGTGAGAGAAATAAGGAATTTTCAACAAAAAGCTGTCTTTTCTTTAGAATAGAGCCAGTACACCTAAACAAACCGCATGCCACAATTCTTTACAAACCAAATCAAATGTATTTATGGGGCTCAATGTAGGGACACAATTTAAGTTGGGTAAAAATATGATCAATTTGCCACAAGGATACATACTTAAATCACATGTACATACATTCAGATACGAAGGCGTTTAACCATACATGGAGTAGCTAACCTTGCGATATCACAGTTTAGTCTCTGAAACTGAGTGCAAGACTTTAAACTTTTAGACATAATTTTCCGTGCCAAAAATGGAAAGCAGTAAAATGTTTTGACTTTCTGTGAATGGGAAGTTCACACCTGCTGGTAATTGCCCGCGTGGGACTAACCCCCCTCTCTTAATAATGCATATGTCTGGTCAGATTATCAGTGACCGGGAAAGTGTTTTCCTACTGTGTTGAGCTACTTCGCATATCTGTCCTTTTTGGACTGGAAATAAGCACATTCCTTCAGAAAATCAACTTGTATGTGCTAGCATCTATACGCACTTGTGAGAGAAATAAGGAATTTTCAACAAAAAGCTGTCTTTTCTTTAGAATAGAGCCAGTACACCTAAACAAACCGCATGCCACAATTCTTTACAAACCAAATCAAATGTATTTATGGGGCTCAATGTAGGGACACAATTTAAGTTGGGTAAAAATATGATCAATTTGCCACAAGGATACATACTTAAATCACATGTACATACATTCAGATACGAAGGCGTTTAACCATACATGGAGTAGCTAACCTTGCGATATCACAGTTTAGTCTCTGAAACTGAGTGCAATGACCACTACGGCCGCCAGCAACACACACAAGTACGCTGgtgtctcaaaaaaaaaagacTATGCTGTTATCTTGGATTTGGGAATCAATCCTATGATTTCTGCAATCTTGAGCTTCTTCCTGGCGTAGTGCACATACCTCCTTGGTAGATCACACTGAAATTGGAAAGAATGAGCTATTACGTACAGAACCTGCAAGGGGAAACAATATTGCCTCCCAATATCTATACAACATATATACCTTGAAACTAAATTCCTGTGAAATTAACACACGCGCTATCCACTCTGGAACCTATATATAAACATACACACAAAGGAGAGACATCAGATGTGAGGATATGGTCTACATAATGGATTACAATTATGCGAGACCACACCATAGTGTACTTACTTCCTTACTGATGCCCTCCGTGCACCATCGAAACTACAAGGAGAGGTACCAAAGCAATTTGCATCGTAAGAGATAAACTAATTAACCAATAATGAAACAGCAAATAGAAAGTCTGTGAACggaaaagaaaaaaatacttactttTTCCTCCAATCCCAATGAGACAGGGTGACTCAGCTCGTGCTCCAAATCACGTTTGCTTAATGGAAACGGGCTCTCCTCATACACATGCTCCATAGCATCTCTGAAAGACATCTATACGTTGTCCAAcgaagaagaaaacaacatcaaGGTTAAAAGGCACTAACAGATCCGACCTATAAAATGACATTGTTCTTAGTTATGATGTACAAAATGCTGACCTGCTGCCGATTGACCAGCTTCCAAATCTCAAAAAACACAGAGTCAAGATCTTTCACGAACGCGAGATATTTGCTCGTTGTATACTCCTTAGTTTAATCAAAAGACCACAATTGTCAAACACAACCATAACCAGAGCTTGCAATCTAAATAAGCAAGGGACAGATGAACCATACCCGGAAACCATAATATGCTAGGCTCAGAGGAATGTTTTCGAACCTAGTAGCAATCCTAACTGCTTGGCGCCAAGCTTTTGCACGCAATTCATGCCACTAAATAGTAGAACAGACAAGTTATTGTAATGCTACCACGCCCATATATAGAGAATTAGAGACTAGTTGTCATTACATTGTTTTGAGAGGTCGTATAGGTGTGTACCTCCATATAGCCTTTAAGCACATGTTCTTCAATCCACTGTCAAGACCAAATGGTTGTTAGTCCCAATATTTTTTTACTGAGCAGAGTTTTAAACTTGGAGCAGTTGATGGTTGCACCATGCATACCTTAAGATCCTTCACAATCGTTTCCCACTACAGCAGATAATCTCTATCAGTTTCAGGGGTGCTATAAAACTCTCGGTATTTACTCCAACTTTCAAACTCAACGCCCCCCTGCACCAAAAAAAGAAGGGAAGCAACATATTACTGCTGCCGTGAGAATAACATGCAGCGGACATAAGGGCGTGGAATGATGCTCTTAGGATTATGTGTGTGCGGCTATTACTGATTCAAGTAGTTGCACACTTCAAGAAATTTCGAGTACTTGCGCACTCGAAGAAATTCCAAAAAAAAAGAAACACACATGGTACTGGAACATGTCAAAAAATATGGGCACTCGGAAATCAGGCAAAAAGCCTGATTATACAAATACAAAAGAAGGGATGGCACGTGTATTTTGGGAGCATGGATCTCTTGGTTTATTTTTAAAGAAAAGAAAAGCTTGCTCCTTGCAAAAAATGCATCAGTATATGAAACTCTGTTTGTTTCTAATTGATGAAAAGCCATGCGCCAACAACTCTTGGGGAAGAAGATATTATTCTTGTACGGGGCACACATTCTGAGATTTTACACGATTTATTGGAATCACATATATTTTAAACTGTGCTTAATCTCAGCACGAAGTGACATCCATAGCTTTATTTTTGCATTTCGCCAAGAACCTCAGGCCCCTAAAGAGTGATATCCTAAAGAG
The Triticum urartu cultivar G1812 unplaced genomic scaffold, Tu2.1 TuUngrouped_contig_5882, whole genome shotgun sequence DNA segment above includes these coding regions:
- the LOC125529828 gene encoding uncharacterized protein LOC125529828, giving the protein MEVHTYTTSQNNWHELRAKAWRQAVRIATRFENIPLSLAYYGFREYTTSKYLAFVKDLDSVFFEIWKLVNRQQMSFRDAMEHVYEESPFPLSKRDLEHELSHPVSLGLEEKVIYLLRCKLLWYLSL